The Candidatus Methylomirabilis sp. sequence GCTTCCTGGATCTCGGCGTCCGTCGCGCCAGCCTTCTTCGCGGCCGCGAAGCGTCCCGGCGCTCAGGTGTAGCACCCTGCCGCGGTCATCGCGGCCAGGGCGACGAGCTGGCGCGTCTTCTCGTCCAGTGCTTCCTCCCAGAACACGCCGGCGAACTCTTTCAGGGCCATGCGGTCCTCCTTTCGGCGGAGACAAAAGCGGGGAGACGCGAAAAAGCCCCACCAGCGTAGCGCCTCCCCGGGCCCGTGGCAAGCCCCCGGCCGGTTTGACTGCGCGCCGCCGCCCGGCTAGGATGGCCCCGGCCGACGCGGGAGTGTCGGCGGGAGACGAGACCTCCCAGGACTGATCCGCGGGACGTCCCGGGCCACGTGGACGAGAAGCCCTGGGGTCGGGGGATCCTCCTCGAGGTGGGACCCGGCTACAAGGTCAAGCGCCTGGAGGTCAAGCCCGGGCACCGTCTGAGCCTCCAGAAGCACCGGCACCGCTGCGAGAACTGGGTGGTGGCGGCCGGGACGGCGACCGTGACCGTGGGCGACCGGACCTTCCCCCTTCGCCTTCAAGAGCACATCTTCATCCCGGTCGAGACGCTGCATCGCCTGGAGAACCCCGGCCCGGACCTCCTGGTGATCATCGAGGTCCAGCACGGCGCCCTGCTTTCCGAGGATGACATCGTCCGGGTCGCGGACGATTATCGCCGGGTCCCTCCCGCCGCCGGTGCCTGAAGACGATCGGGCGCTGGCGGCCGGCGGCGGGCAGGGAGGGTAGCGCGGGCGGCCCCGCATGGGGAGGGTGCTCATGGTTGAGCCTGAAGAGTCTCGGCCGATTACCTACGATGCGCTGCGCGTCGAGACGGTCCTGCAGGCCGCCAAGCTGATGGCCTCGTCGGCCATCACGGCGCCCAAGTCGGGGGGCCAGCTCTTCCTGCGGGGGAGCCCGCTCTTCCTGGAGACGGTGATCGTCCACGACCAGGTCACGCGGAAGCGGCTCTCGGCCTGGATGCGGACGCGGGGACGGGAGCGGAAGGAGCAGATCTGGTTCCGGGATGCGGCGGTCTGCGAGGCAGTAGACGCGATCCTCTTCGTGGGCCTGAAGGACTGGTACCCGCCCGTCTACGACTGCGGGGCCTGCGGCTACGCGACCTGCGCCGAGTTCCTGGAGGCGACGAGGGCGCTCCGCGAGGCGAGCGATCCCTTCGAGTTCAAGGGGCCGCAGTGCAACCTGCGGGACATTGACCTCGGGATCGCGGTCGGCTCCGCGGCGAAGACGGCGAGCCTCCTCGGCGTGGACTGCCGGTGCCAGACGCGCGTCGCGGTCGCCGCCCGCAAGATGGGCATCATCCAAGCGGACGTGGCTGTGGCCCTCTCCCTCAGCATGACCCACAAGAGCATCGGCTTCGACCGGCGGATGCCCGAGGTGGACTTCAGCGCCCCCGACCCGAACGCGAACGCACCGGCCTCGACCCACACCCTCCCCATCGGGGCGGAGGGGGGCGAGCGCGAGGGGGGACGGCACAAGCAGGAGCGAGTGACCGACGTGCGGCATCGGAAGTCCTGAGGACTGCCCTCTCAGACGGCCACCACAGTGCTCACCCCATTCCTGACGCTGGTCCTTGCCGGGATGCTCACCCGGTTGGGCTACCAGATGGCCCGGAGCCCGGTCCTCCCCCGGTTCGCCCAGGATCTGGGGGCGGGGCCGGAGCTGGCCGGCCTCATCATCGGCGCCTCCACCATCACGGGCGTCCTCTTCAAGCTGCCGGCGGGCGCCCTCTCCGACCTGCTGGGGCGCCGCCGGATGATGCTCCTCGGCTGCGCCTTCTTCGCCGGACCGCCGTTCCTCTATCCCTTCGTGGTGGACCCGATCGCCCTCCTGCTCCTCCGCTTCGTGCACGGCCTCGCTACCGCCATCTTCTCTCCGGTCGCCGCGGCCGCGGTCGCCTCCCTGGCCGAGAAGGGGCGGGGGGCCAAGCTGGGATGGTTCGCCGCCGCGAGCGACGTGGGAGGAACCATCGGTCCTCTCGTCGGCGGGCTGGTCCTCTTCTGGACGGCCAGTTACCCGACCACCTACCTGCTGGTCGGTCTGCTCGGTCTCCCGCCCCTGTTCCTGGTTCTGCGCCTCCCTCCCGACCCGCCGGTCTCTCCACGCCCGTCGCACGGACCGTCCCGCTGGTCGCAGTTTCGCGACGGGATCCTGGAGGTGGCCTCGCACCCGGCGGTCCTGGTCGCCTCGGGGGTGGAGGCCAGCATGTACGTCGGCTACGCGGCGTTCCTGGGCTACTTCCCCCTCTACGCGAGCGAGATTGGCCTGAACGATGCCGTGATCGGCCTCATTATCGGGGTCCAGCTCGCCACGACGATGCTGGCCAAGCCGCTGAGCGGCCGCC is a genomic window containing:
- a CDS encoding carboxymuconolactone decarboxylase family protein translates to MALKEFAGVFWEEALDEKTRQLVALAAMTAAGCYT
- a CDS encoding DUF2148 domain-containing protein, which codes for MVEPEESRPITYDALRVETVLQAAKLMASSAITAPKSGGQLFLRGSPLFLETVIVHDQVTRKRLSAWMRTRGRERKEQIWFRDAAVCEAVDAILFVGLKDWYPPVYDCGACGYATCAEFLEATRALREASDPFEFKGPQCNLRDIDLGIAVGSAAKTASLLGVDCRCQTRVAVAARKMGIIQADVAVALSLSMTHKSIGFDRRMPEVDFSAPDPNANAPASTHTLPIGAEGGEREGGRHKQERVTDVRHRKS
- a CDS encoding MFS transporter; this encodes MLTPFLTLVLAGMLTRLGYQMARSPVLPRFAQDLGAGPELAGLIIGASTITGVLFKLPAGALSDLLGRRRMMLLGCAFFAGPPFLYPFVVDPIALLLLRFVHGLATAIFSPVAAAAVASLAEKGRGAKLGWFAAASDVGGTIGPLVGGLVLFWTASYPTTYLLVGLLGLPPLFLVLRLPPDPPVSPRPSHGPSRWSQFRDGILEVASHPAVLVASGVEASMYVGYAAFLGYFPLYASEIGLNDAVIGLIIGVQLATTMLAKPLSGRLSDRLGRKPMILIGLLLVAGSLPLVPQVRAPMLLAALSAVLGLGVAIVTPSTTALVADLVRAGRMGSAMGVFGTIWDSGEAAGPVLAGILVARAGYGVAFGALAAGLGVVALLFAFAVPDPERAAVRRV
- a CDS encoding phosphomannose isomerase type II C-terminal cupin domain; the encoded protein is MDEKPWGRGILLEVGPGYKVKRLEVKPGHRLSLQKHRHRCENWVVAAGTATVTVGDRTFPLRLQEHIFIPVETLHRLENPGPDLLVIIEVQHGALLSEDDIVRVADDYRRVPPAAGA